A genomic stretch from Cydia amplana chromosome 1, ilCydAmpl1.1, whole genome shotgun sequence includes:
- the LOC134653834 gene encoding RNA-binding protein 7 encodes MIDEDNKTLWCGNLPEQATEELLYELFLQAGPLEKVRIPRDRDGRQKNFAFITYCHEVSVPYAMNLFRGTALFHRTLSLQCRGRMALLPPPIRCYGPDLSLDLVSQGNVIQQFAEMTDKLREEELRNVYAPRHVHDLNDKLVQASLQGNWSHRHHPYRPDKNHARGNRDNHGDRNRDNHSDNYHGNSRNNYGNNNWRDRRNQKKGNYHRRE; translated from the exons atgaTCGATGAAGACAATAAGACACTTTGGTGCGGTAATTTACCAGAACAAGCGACAGAAGAACTACTTTATGAGCTGTTTCTACAG gcGGGACCATTGGAAAAAGTGAGGATACCAAGAGATAGAGATGGTCGTCAGAAGAATTTCGCATTTATAACCTATTGTCACGAAGTGTCTGTGCCCTACGCTATGAATTTATTTCGCGGAACCGCGTTGTTTCATAGAACTCTGTCGCTACAATGTCGAGGACGAATGGCACTGCTGCCGCCGCCCATACGTTGTTATGGGCCTGATCTATCCCTAGACCTTGTTTCTCAGGGCAATGTCATACAACAATTTGCTGAAATGACTGATAAATTACGGGAAGAAGAACTCAGAAACGTATATGCTCCTAGACACGTCCATGATTTAAATGACAAGTTAGTACAAGCTAGTCTGCAGGGCAACTGGAGTCACAGGCACCACCCATACAGGCCAGACAAGAACCATGCACGGGGAAACAGAGACAACCACGGTGACAGAAATAGAGACAATCACAGTGACAACTACCATGGCAACAGTCGCAACAATTATGGCAATAATAACTGGAGGGACAGAAGGAATCAAAAGAAAGGCAATTACCATAGGAGAGAGTGA
- the LOC134650344 gene encoding RNA-binding protein 42, with amino-acid sequence MDDSNKYQQMQDEMSRFEAEISGDHGPLRGVISAGTYGAVQQRLERAIPPPPPPPAMLSFEHNMSNMPNMPGNMNMMPRMMFPAVPPPPPPPSMPNMMIPASVQRLRPGGMPEFPMHFLRPGMPGPQLAPPPPPKPQPVVLSAAPKLYKQTKDDDKNKEKHESKKRKRSPPPARAPTPPRAPSPPPAPVAPAPAAVAMPVPASDSVPKPKKEKKHRKVVRTAGGQVWEDVTLLDWPDDDFRMFCGDLGNDVTDELLTRTFSKYSSFQRAKVVRDKRTNKSKGFGFVSFKDPGDFIKAMKEMDGRYVGSRPIKLRKSTWKNRALDVVRKKEKEKAALLSLLMAGNKS; translated from the exons ATGGACGACTCCAACAAATACCAGCAGATGCAAGATGAAATGTCTAG GTTCGAAGCGGAGATCTCGGGCGACCATGGTCCCCTCCGGGGGGTGATCAGCGCGGGCACGTACGGCGCGGTGCAGCAGCGGCTGGAACGGGCCATCCccccaccgccgccgccgcccgcaaTGCTGTCATTCGAACACAACATGTCCAACATGCCCAACATGCCGGGCAACATGAACATGATGCCCCGCATGATGTTCCCTGCTGTGCCGCCGCCCCCACCGCCGCCCTCTATGCCTAACATGATGATACCAGCCTCT GTACAACGTTTACGGCCCGGCGGCATGCCCGAGTTCCCGATGCACTTCCTCCGGCCGGGGATGCCGGGGCCGCAgctggcgccgccgccgccgcccaagCCGCAGCCGGTCGTGCTCTCGGCGGCGCCCAAGCTTTACAAACAGACCAAGGACGATGACAAGAATAAAGAGAAACATGAAAGCAAGAAGAGG AAACGTTCGCCGCCGCCAGCGCGCGCGCCGACGCCTCCCCGCGCGCCcagcccgccgcccgcgcccgtcgcgcccgcgcccgccgccgtcgCCATGCCCGTGCCCGCGTCCGACTCTGTGCCCAAGCCCAAGAAAGAGAAGAAACATCGGAAA GTGGTCCGCACGGCGGGCGGGCAAGTCTGGGAGGACGTGACGCTGCTGGACTGGCCGGACGATGACTTCCGCATGTTCTGCGGCGACCTAGGCAACGACGTCACCGACGAGCTGCTG ACACGAACATTTAGCAAATACAGTTCATTCCAAAGAGCGAAGGTGGTCCGAGACAAGCGCACCAACAAGAGCAAAGGCTTCGGGTTCGTCAGCTTCAAGGACCCCGGGGACTTTATCAAGGCCATGAAGGAAATGGATG GTCGCTACGTAGGCAGCCGGCCCATCAAGCTGCGCAAGAGCACGTGGAAGAACCGCGCGCTCGACGTGGTGCGCAAGAAAGAGAAGGAAAAGGCCGCGCTGCTCTCTCTACTCATGGCCGGCAACAAGAGCTGA